In one Streptomyces marincola genomic region, the following are encoded:
- a CDS encoding GTP-binding protein, which yields MDSRHVSGDARHLHGNVQIAAKILVVGHFAVGKTTFIGTLSEIPPLRTEERMTQAAAGVDDLKGVKGKTTTTVAMDFGRLTLNDRLVLYLFGTPGQQRFVQVWEDMTRGALGALVLVDPERLKESFAVMDLVEKYGIPYAVAVNRFDGGEVRSEPELREALDLLPETPVITCDARDEKSSAKALVSLVRYLQSRTRQEQQ from the coding sequence ATGGACTCCAGGCACGTTTCGGGTGACGCACGGCACCTGCACGGCAACGTGCAGATCGCCGCCAAGATTCTCGTCGTCGGTCATTTCGCCGTCGGTAAGACCACGTTCATCGGAACGCTGTCCGAGATCCCCCCGCTGCGCACCGAGGAACGCATGACGCAGGCCGCGGCCGGCGTGGACGACCTCAAGGGCGTCAAGGGAAAGACGACGACGACCGTGGCGATGGACTTCGGCCGCCTGACGCTCAACGACCGGCTGGTCCTCTACCTGTTCGGCACCCCGGGGCAGCAGCGCTTCGTCCAGGTGTGGGAGGACATGACGCGGGGGGCACTCGGCGCGCTCGTGCTCGTCGACCCCGAGCGGCTCAAGGAGTCGTTCGCCGTGATGGACCTGGTCGAGAAGTACGGCATCCCGTACGCGGTCGCCGTCAACCGCTTCGACGGCGGCGAGGTCAGGTCCGAACCGGAACTGAGGGAAGCGCTCGACCTGCTGCCCGAGACGCCGGTCATCACCTGTGACGCGCGGGACGAGAAGTCATCGGCGAAGGCGCTGGTCTCGCTCGTGCGCTATCTCCAGAGTCGTACCCGACAGGAGCAACAATGA
- a CDS encoding SAM-dependent methyltransferase, translating into MAETGEGTSYDIDVNVPSVARMYDYALGGKDNYAVDRQAFDQIETTAPSTRPLALNNRRFLGRAVRILAEDYGVRQFIDHGSGLPTQDNVHQIAQRADPSAGVVYIDNDPIVLAHGRALLEENDRTAVIQADLRDTDAIFASEEVTRLIDLSEPVAALFVSVLHCIPDADDPAGLVARVAERLPSGSFLVVNQLVSEDAGLRQEMTDFMLTSTQGNWGRVRQEHEVRRFFDGFEILDPGLVEISTWRPDTDLGPKQQTDEWIEFGGVARVP; encoded by the coding sequence ATGGCCGAGACGGGTGAGGGAACGTCGTACGACATCGACGTCAACGTGCCCAGCGTGGCCCGCATGTACGACTACGCCCTGGGCGGCAAGGACAACTACGCGGTGGACCGGCAGGCGTTCGACCAGATCGAGACCACCGCTCCCAGCACCCGGCCGCTCGCGCTCAACAACCGCAGGTTCCTCGGGCGCGCCGTGCGCATCCTCGCCGAGGACTACGGGGTGCGGCAGTTCATCGACCACGGTTCAGGGCTGCCGACGCAGGACAACGTGCACCAGATCGCGCAGCGCGCCGACCCGTCGGCCGGCGTGGTGTACATCGACAACGACCCGATCGTGCTGGCCCACGGCCGCGCCCTGCTTGAGGAGAACGACAGGACGGCCGTGATACAGGCCGATCTGCGCGACACCGACGCGATCTTCGCGAGTGAGGAGGTGACCCGCCTGATCGACCTGTCGGAGCCGGTGGCCGCCCTGTTCGTGTCGGTGCTGCACTGCATACCCGACGCGGACGATCCGGCCGGCCTCGTCGCGCGGGTCGCGGAACGCCTGCCGTCGGGCAGTTTCCTGGTGGTCAACCAGCTGGTCAGCGAGGACGCCGGGCTGCGTCAGGAGATGACCGACTTCATGCTCACCAGCACGCAGGGCAACTGGGGCCGGGTGCGCCAGGAGCACGAGGTCCGGCGGTTCTTCGACGGGTTCGAGATCCTCGACCCGGGCCTCGTGGAGATCAGCACCTGGCGTCCGGACACGGACCTGGGGCCCAAGCAGCAGACCGACGAGTGGATCGAGTTCGGCGGCGTGGCGCGCGTCCCCTGA
- a CDS encoding cytochrome P450 — protein sequence MNDLSGPGTPPPGCPAHNGGRPAPDAATRIPLYGPEFAARPQEFYEAMRAYGPAAPVELAPGVEATLVTDYAAALQVLQNPDVFTRDSRRWRALEDGTIPPDSPVLGMMGYRPNVLFTDGAEHLRLRQTIADSLTRIDAYRVGRHVERVSAYLADQFKHKGTVDLLNDYAKPLTFLVFNELFGASAEVGDRLIRGFTGIFDGVDAETANQELAESLLQLVAQKRARPGDDITSWMMEHPAKLTDEEMLHQITIMMGAGIEPERNLIANGLLLILSDERYFGGLHGGGLLVEDAINEVLWNSPPIANYATHFPVQDTDLAGVKLPAFSPVLISFAGANTDPALSASRQMLSKRAHLAWGAGPHACPVKDSASLVATTAIERLLNEIPDVELAVPADQLEWRPGVFHRALSTLPARFTPVQRQAAAAGAAPAGRASVSGQAGSRAERKGWWSSFLTWWRA from the coding sequence ATGAACGATCTCTCTGGTCCCGGGACGCCACCCCCCGGCTGCCCCGCGCACAACGGCGGTCGCCCCGCCCCGGACGCCGCCACCAGGATCCCGCTGTACGGACCGGAGTTCGCCGCCAGGCCGCAGGAGTTCTACGAGGCGATGCGTGCCTACGGGCCGGCGGCGCCCGTGGAGCTGGCCCCCGGCGTCGAGGCCACCCTCGTCACCGACTACGCCGCCGCGCTCCAGGTGCTCCAGAACCCCGACGTCTTCACCCGGGACTCGCGGCGCTGGAGAGCGCTGGAGGACGGCACCATACCGCCGGACAGCCCGGTCCTCGGCATGATGGGCTACCGGCCCAACGTGCTCTTCACCGACGGCGCCGAGCACCTGAGGCTGCGGCAGACCATCGCCGACAGCCTGACGCGGATCGACGCCTACCGCGTCGGCCGGCACGTGGAGCGGGTGTCCGCCTACCTGGCCGACCAGTTCAAGCACAAGGGCACCGTCGACCTGCTGAACGACTACGCCAAGCCGCTGACGTTCCTGGTGTTCAACGAGCTGTTCGGCGCCTCGGCCGAGGTCGGCGACCGCCTGATCCGGGGCTTCACCGGCATCTTCGACGGCGTCGACGCCGAGACGGCCAACCAGGAGCTCGCCGAGAGCCTGCTCCAGCTCGTCGCGCAGAAACGGGCAAGACCCGGCGACGACATCACCTCCTGGATGATGGAGCACCCGGCCAAGCTCACCGACGAGGAGATGCTGCACCAGATCACCATCATGATGGGCGCGGGCATCGAGCCCGAGCGCAACCTCATCGCCAACGGCCTGCTGCTGATCCTGTCCGACGAGCGCTACTTCGGCGGGCTGCACGGCGGCGGGCTGCTCGTCGAGGACGCCATCAACGAGGTGCTCTGGAACTCCCCGCCGATCGCGAACTACGCGACCCACTTCCCCGTGCAGGACACCGACCTCGCCGGGGTGAAGCTGCCCGCGTTCTCGCCGGTCCTGATCAGCTTCGCCGGGGCCAACACCGACCCCGCGCTGTCCGCGTCCCGGCAGATGCTCAGCAAACGGGCCCACCTGGCGTGGGGTGCGGGGCCGCACGCCTGCCCGGTCAAGGACTCGGCCTCCCTCGTCGCCACAACGGCCATCGAACGTCTCCTCAACGAGATCCCCGACGTCGAACTGGCCGTCCCCGCCGACCAGCTGGAATGGCGCCCCGGCGTGTTCCACCGGGCGCTGAGCACCCTGCCCGCGCGCTTCACGCCGGTGCAGCGGCAGGCAGCCGCGGCGGGCGCCGCGCCCGCGGGCCGGGCGTCGGTATCCGGCCAGGCCGGGAGCAGGGCGGAGCGCAAGGGCTGGTGGAGTTCGTTCCTCACCTGGTGGCGTGCGTGA
- a CDS encoding ATP-binding protein has translation MSQYLQDPALWGLVVGAPLAASVIYRGRKSNARLREEKAEVETRHAELQDNFSDAVEEARLRAEDATKTALKSAMRTLQGLANEQQLAISKVQGKYGDQEFLQDLLEIDHMNSQFGRRAQSVSVLCDGWLGRQRSVASVYDVARSAKGRIRHFTRVEIRSQTSFAVISQVVEPVALVLAELLDNATSYSAPETTIDINIRTVPKGVCVIIDDAGVGMNEEEKSRAARLLSGEHPVSVTELGNPPQFGFAVIGVLAARYGFSVSVDTASPYGGVRAVVLLPQELLTSMPEPQTPPAAEFPADEPEPEATGTTAGGLPKRRRRGAIAIVPRSEASADGNRARSSEETASIMGAFQRGTQSGRIADTSREGSETQ, from the coding sequence ATGAGCCAATACCTACAGGACCCGGCGCTCTGGGGCCTGGTCGTCGGGGCTCCCCTCGCCGCATCCGTGATATATCGAGGGCGGAAGTCCAACGCGAGACTCCGTGAGGAGAAGGCGGAGGTCGAAACACGGCACGCCGAGCTCCAGGACAATTTCAGCGACGCCGTGGAAGAGGCGCGCCTGCGCGCGGAGGACGCGACCAAGACGGCCCTGAAGTCGGCCATGCGGACCCTCCAGGGCCTGGCCAACGAGCAGCAGCTCGCCATTTCGAAGGTCCAGGGCAAGTACGGCGACCAGGAGTTCCTCCAGGACCTCCTGGAGATCGACCACATGAACTCCCAGTTCGGCAGGCGCGCCCAGTCCGTCTCCGTGCTGTGCGACGGCTGGCTCGGCCGGCAGCGTTCGGTCGCCTCGGTCTACGACGTGGCCCGCAGCGCGAAGGGGCGCATCCGCCACTTCACCCGCGTCGAGATCCGCTCGCAGACCAGCTTCGCCGTGATCAGCCAGGTCGTCGAGCCGGTCGCGCTCGTCCTCGCGGAGCTGCTGGACAACGCCACCAGCTACTCGGCCCCCGAGACGACCATCGACATCAACATCAGGACCGTGCCCAAGGGCGTCTGCGTCATCATCGACGACGCGGGTGTCGGCATGAACGAGGAGGAGAAGAGCAGGGCGGCGCGACTGCTGTCGGGGGAGCACCCCGTCAGCGTCACGGAACTGGGCAACCCGCCGCAGTTCGGCTTCGCGGTCATCGGAGTGCTCGCCGCGCGTTACGGCTTCAGCGTCTCCGTGGACACCGCTTCCCCCTACGGGGGTGTGCGCGCCGTGGTCCTTCTTCCTCAGGAGCTGCTCACCAGCATGCCCGAACCGCAGACCCCCCCGGCGGCCGAGTTCCCCGCGGACGAACCCGAGCCGGAGGCGACCGGCACCACCGCGGGCGGTCTGCCCAAACGGCGCAGACGAGGCGCCATCGCCATCGTGCCCCGGTCCGAGGCGTCGGCCGACGGCAACAGGGCCCGCTCCAGCGAGGAGACCGCGTCGATCATGGGAGCCTTCCAGCGGGGCACGCAGTCGGGCCGCATCGCCGATACGAGCAGGGAAGGGTCGGAAACCCAGTGA
- a CDS encoding ATP-binding protein, with protein MTALPLALTSLPEERQVGNGTVDTAGFATFPLAVARTTPSAARGMTRTTLAGWGLEELADDATVVVSELVTNALRYGLPTHRARPLPPASAAQPILLSLVHCGNAVLCAVFDPGHEVPQVREPDYFEESGRGLHVLESLAARWGWTTPDHNGKAVWALLMATAEGRDTGPEGTDWEPLTRLLLLLELLSGPSWLKSLGASAATPRAVERRHR; from the coding sequence ATGACAGCACTCCCGCTCGCCCTGACGTCGCTCCCGGAGGAGCGCCAGGTGGGCAACGGGACGGTGGACACGGCGGGGTTCGCCACGTTCCCCCTCGCCGTGGCGCGCACCACGCCGAGCGCCGCGCGCGGCATGACCCGTACGACGCTGGCGGGTTGGGGGTTGGAGGAGCTGGCGGACGACGCCACCGTGGTGGTCTCCGAGCTGGTGACCAACGCGCTCCGCTACGGGCTCCCCACCCACAGGGCCCGACCGCTGCCCCCGGCCTCGGCGGCGCAGCCCATCCTGCTCAGCCTGGTGCACTGCGGGAACGCGGTGCTGTGCGCCGTCTTCGATCCGGGGCACGAGGTTCCCCAGGTGCGGGAGCCCGACTACTTCGAGGAGTCCGGGCGCGGACTGCACGTTCTCGAATCACTCGCGGCACGCTGGGGATGGACCACCCCCGACCACAACGGCAAGGCGGTCTGGGCGCTGCTCATGGCGACGGCCGAGGGCCGTGACACCGGCCCCGAGGGCACCGACTGGGAGCCGCTGACCCGGCTGTTACTGCTGCTCGAACTGCTCAGCGGGCCCTCGTGGCTCAAGTCGCTCGGCGCCTCGGCGGCGACGCCCCGGGCCGTGGAACGCCGCCACCGCTGA
- a CDS encoding DUF397 domain-containing protein: MPQFANGVPAGRLDGAAWRKSARSNPNGNCVEVAGLPDGGVAVRNSRDPEGPALIYTRAEMTAFIQGTKDGDFDDLIAD; encoded by the coding sequence ATGCCGCAGTTCGCCAACGGAGTCCCGGCCGGCCGTCTCGACGGAGCCGCCTGGCGCAAGAGCGCCCGCAGCAACCCCAACGGGAACTGCGTCGAGGTGGCCGGGCTCCCCGACGGCGGTGTCGCCGTGCGCAACAGCCGGGACCCCGAGGGGCCGGCGCTGATCTACACGCGCGCCGAGATGACCGCCTTCATCCAGGGCACCAAGGACGGTGACTTCGACGACCTGATCGCCGACTGA
- a CDS encoding cytochrome P450: protein MGEVIPAPWGAHFLTGYELCDHVLRSRSWAALDDSWRARQEPGSRWLAPASRELGHVLQGLNPPEHTRHRRSVGNLFDRTTITRLRGPVTAIANGLLDTLDERLHEDGIADFSALVSEEMTIAVMGHWIGIPAADHAIVRHHSHAHGQAQELLPSPSQMAAADAGALGMRDYFTGLVRDRRTRLGDDVLSGWIRTWDELEPDRERADEAVYFLVMFIVGAALETTSMLLSNLVLVLDQHPAQRNWLREHPEEVPRAVEEILRFDPPVHVTTRVAREDTVVAGTPVRADELVHLLIASANRDPAAVPEPDVFDIRRSGRSLSHLAFGGGVHYCIGAGLARLQAQVLLDALLRRYPALRVAGPPQWEPRVAFRRLKSLDVVVR from the coding sequence ATGGGCGAGGTCATACCCGCCCCATGGGGAGCACATTTCCTGACCGGCTACGAGCTGTGCGACCACGTGCTGCGGAGCAGGTCGTGGGCCGCGCTCGACGACAGCTGGCGCGCACGTCAGGAGCCAGGCAGCCGCTGGCTCGCGCCGGCCTCACGGGAACTCGGCCACGTTCTCCAGGGACTCAATCCCCCGGAGCACACACGACATCGGCGTTCCGTGGGCAACCTTTTCGACCGTACCACGATCACTCGGCTGCGCGGCCCGGTGACCGCCATAGCGAACGGCCTTCTCGACACGCTCGACGAACGTCTCCACGAGGACGGGATCGCGGATTTCTCCGCCCTGGTCAGCGAGGAAATGACGATCGCAGTCATGGGGCACTGGATCGGAATACCGGCCGCAGATCACGCCATAGTCCGCCATCACAGCCACGCGCACGGCCAGGCGCAGGAATTGCTGCCCTCCCCGAGTCAGATGGCCGCCGCCGACGCCGGCGCACTCGGAATGCGCGATTACTTCACCGGCCTGGTCCGCGACCGCAGAACCCGCCTCGGGGACGACGTGCTGTCCGGCTGGATTCGTACCTGGGACGAGCTGGAGCCCGATCGGGAACGAGCCGACGAAGCCGTCTACTTCCTCGTCATGTTCATCGTGGGTGCCGCGCTGGAAACCACCTCGATGCTGCTGTCGAACCTCGTCCTCGTCCTCGACCAGCACCCCGCCCAGCGGAACTGGCTGCGCGAGCACCCCGAGGAAGTGCCGCGCGCCGTCGAGGAGATACTGCGCTTCGACCCGCCCGTGCACGTCACCACCCGCGTGGCACGCGAGGACACGGTCGTCGCGGGCACGCCCGTGCGGGCCGACGAGCTCGTGCACCTTTTGATCGCCTCGGCCAACCGCGACCCGGCCGCCGTGCCCGAGCCGGACGTCTTCGACATCCGCCGCTCCGGCCGGAGCCTCAGCCACCTCGCGTTCGGCGGTGGCGTTCACTACTGCATCGGTGCCGGGCTCGCCCGGCTCCAGGCGCAGGTGCTGCTCGACGCGCTGCTGCGGCGGTACCCCGCGCTGCGCGTCGCCGGGCCGCCGCAGTGGGAGCCGCGGGTGGCCTTCCGCCGCCTGAAGTCCCTCGACGTCGTGGTGCGTTGA
- a CDS encoding nucleotidyltransferase domain-containing protein: MPPTSRWKQLLDDRLVEAVNVLGAIPGVHGLIVGGSVGRGEPWPMSDIDLLPVYVSTMEPSRQVEKCQSELVDWWAASGHAQTLDTGWLAFTAQELRDAIDTGPEGMAQRMADPRWFHGLDKAYGGHAATSDDELTTEYTHWATHIRFHPAVVAARLRRWRDEAHQAAAEAVSLNDSDPRRSTHLLREAARALRMVCIEGWGERLGSMGREWTRFERIAERHGARLLADRIAALAGADPKEAAERAKAAPAWLLERIDLSHRARIMIGEDVTAEENARDQLAAFTVHVTRHRSDLDGPWTGSPDRALHEHLAELHELLTRHG, encoded by the coding sequence ATGCCTCCCACCTCGCGCTGGAAGCAACTGCTTGACGATCGGCTCGTCGAAGCAGTCAACGTGCTGGGCGCGATCCCAGGCGTTCACGGGCTCATCGTCGGCGGGAGCGTAGGGCGCGGTGAGCCCTGGCCCATGTCCGATATCGATCTCCTGCCTGTCTATGTCTCCACCATGGAGCCATCCCGACAGGTGGAGAAGTGCCAGAGCGAACTCGTCGACTGGTGGGCGGCTTCGGGCCATGCCCAGACCCTCGATACCGGATGGCTGGCTTTCACCGCCCAAGAACTGCGCGACGCGATCGACACAGGGCCGGAGGGAATGGCCCAGCGGATGGCGGATCCGCGCTGGTTCCACGGCCTGGACAAGGCATACGGCGGACACGCAGCCACCAGCGACGACGAGCTGACCACCGAGTACACCCACTGGGCCACGCACATCCGCTTCCATCCCGCGGTCGTGGCAGCACGCCTCAGACGCTGGCGCGACGAGGCCCACCAGGCCGCAGCCGAAGCCGTCTCCCTTAACGACAGTGACCCACGCCGATCGACACACCTCCTGCGAGAGGCCGCCCGCGCGCTGCGGATGGTCTGCATCGAGGGCTGGGGAGAACGCCTCGGATCCATGGGACGGGAATGGACCAGGTTCGAGCGCATAGCCGAACGACACGGCGCCCGACTCCTGGCCGACCGCATCGCCGCGCTCGCCGGAGCCGACCCGAAGGAGGCAGCCGAACGTGCCAAGGCAGCACCGGCCTGGCTCCTGGAACGCATCGACCTCAGCCACCGCGCCCGGATCATGATCGGGGAGGACGTCACCGCCGAGGAGAACGCCCGCGACCAACTGGCCGCTTTCACTGTCCATGTCACGCGGCACCGCTCCGACCTCGACGGGCCCTGGACCGGCAGCCCCGACCGCGCACTCCACGAGCACCTTGCCGAGCTTCACGAACTCCTCACTCGACACGGCTGA
- a CDS encoding helix-turn-helix domain-containing protein: protein MASAQAGRASSVRDILSHPRGGPTVLRIVLGTHLRRLRESRGITREAAGDAIRGSHAKISRLELGRVGAKERDIADLLTLYGVDDGEQREQFLALARQASRPGWWQRYSDVLPSWFETMIGLEEAASVIRTYEVQFIPGLLQTPDYARACIKLGNPRATDREVSRRVDLRMERQQLLTRPHAPKLWAVVDEGALRRPLGGTDAMRTQIRHLRTMAERPNITLQIAPFRLGGLAAAGGPVTILRFLEPDLPDIVYLEQLNSALYLDKREDVEDYLAVMDSLCATAEPHGKTGHFLDGLRFLEGLKQSL from the coding sequence ATGGCGTCAGCTCAGGCAGGCCGCGCCTCCTCGGTGCGGGACATCCTCTCGCATCCGCGGGGTGGCCCGACCGTTCTGCGGATCGTACTCGGCACCCACCTGCGCCGTCTGCGCGAAAGCCGGGGCATCACCCGGGAGGCCGCGGGAGACGCGATCCGGGGCTCGCACGCCAAGATCAGTCGCCTGGAGCTGGGCCGGGTGGGCGCCAAGGAACGCGACATCGCCGACCTGCTCACGCTGTACGGCGTGGACGACGGTGAGCAGCGCGAGCAGTTCCTCGCACTGGCCCGGCAGGCCAGTCGGCCGGGCTGGTGGCAGCGGTACAGCGATGTCCTGCCCAGCTGGTTCGAGACGATGATCGGCCTGGAGGAGGCCGCCTCGGTGATCCGCACCTACGAGGTGCAGTTCATTCCCGGCCTCCTCCAGACCCCCGACTACGCCCGCGCCTGCATCAAGCTCGGCAACCCTCGCGCCACCGACCGCGAGGTCTCCCGCCGGGTCGATCTGCGCATGGAGCGCCAGCAGTTGCTGACCCGGCCGCACGCGCCCAAGCTGTGGGCCGTCGTGGACGAGGGCGCGCTGCGCCGCCCGCTCGGCGGCACCGACGCGATGCGCACGCAGATCAGGCACCTGCGCACGATGGCCGAACGGCCCAACATCACGCTCCAGATAGCCCCGTTCAGGCTCGGCGGCCTGGCCGCCGCGGGCGGTCCGGTGACGATCCTGCGGTTCCTCGAACCCGACCTGCCCGACATCGTCTACCTGGAGCAGCTCAACAGCGCGCTCTACCTGGACAAGCGCGAGGACGTCGAGGACTACCTCGCGGTCATGGACAGCCTGTGCGCCACGGCGGAGCCGCACGGCAAGACCGGGCACTTCCTCGACGGCCTGAGGTTCCTCGAAGGACTCAAGCAGAGCCTGTGA
- a CDS encoding roadblock/LC7 domain-containing protein, translated as MNTELSWMLEGALEVPGARHAILVSADGLLMARSKDVDKDHADTVAAAMSGMQSLSRTVAGFSGGAAMQWRQTVVEFDGGWVFLISAGEGAYLAVSASPSVDMADITFRMQQLVAQLGKALTTPPRENTGTQA; from the coding sequence GTGAACACCGAACTGTCGTGGATGCTTGAGGGTGCCCTTGAGGTCCCGGGGGCCCGGCACGCGATCCTGGTCTCAGCGGACGGCCTGCTGATGGCGCGTTCCAAGGACGTCGACAAGGACCACGCGGACACCGTCGCCGCGGCCATGAGCGGTATGCAGTCGCTCAGCCGTACGGTCGCCGGATTCAGCGGCGGCGCCGCCATGCAATGGCGGCAGACGGTCGTCGAATTCGACGGCGGATGGGTCTTCCTCATCTCCGCGGGAGAAGGTGCCTACCTGGCCGTCTCGGCTTCGCCGAGTGTGGACATGGCCGACATCACCTTCCGTATGCAGCAGCTCGTCGCGCAGCTCGGCAAGGCGCTGACCACACCGCCCCGCGAGAACACCGGGACCCAAGCATGA
- a CDS encoding carbohydrate kinase family protein, with protein MGTRVTVVGEALVDLLWRSGAREAHAVAGGSPANVAVGLHRLERPVTLVTAWGEDPPGALVREHLAETGVEVRRVRAESDRTTVALAYLGEDGAATYDFVAAWDPAELPVPEDTAVLHTGSLAVVIEPGASRVLDLCRAQRRAGRTVAADLNVRPAVQPDRDAYRAVCLRLAGAVDVLKASDEDLGWLWPGRPAEEAARELLAAGPALVVVTLGGDGAFAVTAEGGARVTAPEVEVVDTVGAGDTFQAALLDAVAERGGPPVGREALTEVLARCAAAAAITCTRRGANPPTRADLMLL; from the coding sequence GTGGGCACGCGCGTGACCGTGGTCGGCGAAGCGCTGGTCGATCTCTTGTGGCGGTCCGGTGCGCGGGAGGCGCACGCGGTCGCCGGCGGCAGCCCGGCGAATGTGGCCGTCGGCCTGCACCGGCTCGAACGCCCGGTCACGCTCGTGACCGCCTGGGGCGAGGACCCGCCGGGCGCGCTGGTGCGCGAGCACCTGGCGGAGACCGGGGTCGAGGTGCGGCGTGTGCGGGCCGAGTCCGACCGCACGACCGTGGCCCTGGCCTACCTGGGGGAGGACGGCGCGGCCACCTATGACTTCGTCGCGGCGTGGGACCCCGCGGAGCTTCCGGTGCCCGAGGACACCGCCGTGCTGCACACCGGTTCCCTCGCGGTCGTGATCGAGCCGGGGGCCTCCCGGGTCCTCGACCTGTGCCGCGCCCAGCGGCGGGCGGGCCGCACCGTGGCCGCCGATCTCAACGTCAGGCCCGCCGTGCAGCCGGACCGGGACGCCTACCGCGCGGTGTGCCTGCGGCTGGCCGGCGCCGTGGACGTGCTCAAGGCGAGCGACGAGGATCTCGGGTGGCTGTGGCCGGGGCGCCCTGCGGAGGAGGCGGCGCGCGAACTGCTCGCCGCCGGGCCCGCGTTGGTCGTCGTGACGCTGGGCGGTGACGGGGCGTTCGCCGTCACGGCGGAGGGCGGGGCGCGGGTGACGGCCCCCGAGGTGGAGGTCGTCGACACCGTCGGCGCCGGGGACACGTTCCAGGCCGCGCTGCTCGACGCCGTCGCCGAACGGGGCGGACCGCCCGTGGGGCGCGAGGCCCTGACGGAGGTATTGGCACGGTGTGCGGCTGCTGCGGCGATCACATGTACGAGAAGGGGCGCGAACCCGCCCACGCGCGCCGATCTGATGCTCCTGTGA
- a CDS encoding alpha/beta fold hydrolase codes for MASQPTTPDRADDTIAPDGVPVATYTWLPERGTARAWVQLAHGAAEHALRYGRFARHLTAHGYAVIASDHRGHGATAARTGGYGVAGPSAWRAVVADLHAVGERARAELPGLPHVLFGHSMGSQLARDYAQEHGTVLDGLVLCGTFRSLPGCETGTAAAQLAEEVERGGPAAPSAFVTDLFSAFNDPYPRRTGFEWLSRDPGEVDAYVADERCGFPFGAGLSLDWVLGVRKINDPAAQSRIPRELPVHLVVGDQDPCHAGLSLFYELIEDFRYIGTRDLTWRAYPGARHEILNETNADEVRSDLTAWLDERTGLAG; via the coding sequence GTGGCGAGCCAGCCGACGACACCGGACCGCGCCGACGACACCATCGCCCCCGATGGTGTGCCCGTCGCCACCTACACCTGGCTGCCGGAACGCGGCACGGCGCGTGCGTGGGTCCAGCTCGCGCACGGCGCGGCGGAGCACGCGCTGCGGTACGGCCGGTTCGCCCGCCACCTGACGGCGCACGGCTACGCGGTGATCGCCTCCGACCACCGGGGGCACGGCGCGACCGCGGCCCGCACCGGCGGGTACGGCGTGGCCGGCCCCTCGGCCTGGCGGGCCGTCGTGGCCGACCTGCACGCCGTCGGGGAGCGCGCCAGGGCGGAACTGCCGGGCCTCCCGCACGTGTTGTTCGGCCACAGCATGGGCTCCCAGCTGGCGCGGGACTACGCCCAGGAGCACGGCACGGTGCTCGACGGCCTCGTCCTGTGCGGCACGTTCCGCTCGCTGCCCGGCTGCGAGACCGGCACGGCCGCGGCACAGCTGGCCGAGGAGGTGGAACGGGGCGGTCCCGCCGCTCCCTCCGCGTTCGTCACCGACCTGTTCTCCGCGTTCAACGACCCGTATCCGCGCCGCACCGGGTTCGAGTGGCTCTCCCGCGACCCCGGCGAGGTCGACGCCTACGTCGCCGACGAGCGGTGCGGCTTCCCGTTCGGCGCGGGCCTCTCGCTCGACTGGGTCCTCGGGGTGCGGAAGATCAACGACCCCGCGGCGCAGTCCAGGATCCCCCGCGAGCTGCCGGTGCACCTCGTCGTGGGCGACCAGGACCCCTGTCACGCCGGCCTGAGCCTGTTCTACGAACTGATCGAGGACTTCCGCTACATCGGCACCCGCGACCTGACGTGGCGCGCCTACCCGGGAGCGCGGCACGAGATCCTCAACGAGACCAATGCCGACGAGGTGCGCTCGGACCTGACCGCGTGGCTCGACGAGCGCACCGGCCTGGCCGGCTGA
- a CDS encoding DUF742 domain-containing protein, whose amino-acid sequence MTPPHDQEPDTGGLVRPYVITNGREIADGDKFELVTLITAAQDQQQKARLDPEKRSLVELCEGGYLSVAEIAGHMELPVGVIKVLLSDLAESGHILTRAPVPAAQLTDIQVLQEVLDGLQARFG is encoded by the coding sequence ATGACGCCGCCGCACGACCAGGAGCCGGACACCGGCGGATTAGTACGTCCCTATGTCATCACGAACGGCCGGGAAATCGCCGACGGTGACAAGTTCGAGCTGGTCACGCTGATCACGGCTGCCCAGGACCAGCAGCAGAAGGCCCGCCTCGACCCGGAGAAGCGGAGCCTGGTGGAACTGTGCGAGGGCGGATACCTGTCCGTCGCGGAGATCGCGGGGCACATGGAACTGCCCGTCGGCGTCATCAAGGTGCTGCTGTCCGATCTCGCCGAAAGCGGCCACATTCTCACCCGTGCCCCTGTGCCTGCGGCGCAGCTCACCGACATTCAGGTCCTTCAGGAGGTGCTGGATGGACTCCAGGCACGTTTCGGGTGA